A window from Vespa velutina chromosome 13, iVesVel2.1, whole genome shotgun sequence encodes these proteins:
- the LOC124953579 gene encoding protein eyes shut-like isoform X5, giving the protein MSNKYTFSIEFTFVPRAPQKVFIFEHFFLSSIHLIIDMGRWVHVGKKSNDFYGIVIVLATVCMTTLVTGESLIQSNCSIDPCMYGICLDNDNSSSYSCYCIDGYTGINCEINWDDCWSNPCLNGGVCTDAVAAYNCTCSEGFIGINCEQKYSECANQPCLNNGTCLDYDGFICQCPDGYSGDYCEIDASVCNDTICKNYGECIEGPGFSFFCRCPAGWTGRLCDEDIDECVTSPCKNGGLCINVPATYTCACLFGFTGKDCDKVILPCDQNLCQNGAVCLLEDNKSVCYCVPDYHGTLCELKYDDCESKSANCENGGTCIDGINSYTCACPPDYSGMICEEYIISSTSTPFMTKGSIEVNVSSVKSIDTSSSESTPTSMLFTSTSSSLYPYPITSMLSTTVSKTIDHYTKWYPSIETTSAMETDRNVVTTSTENVSFFTETSLIFVQMSTKKDASETHTVSEARITEEETIPTTSEISVPITEPISYHNFTDGTRASDIDQDNITESFSSISVSSTHQQTSKEINSTPSYTTSTTGYYPTVEVTDFKDVKNDTTTRSSRLFTDATTASSILDNDNFLVNTTLIETIFTTEPPTVSTISEEELSSTLTSTSVITPKSSTTQSREHSTTISAIVNGTETTVNLDLENSTLHTKYDQVSIATEQSSTSIECNENSCVTGTNMPSARNVSDCNCTEHEEECKSIKSAAFNGKSYARQSINININNDTMNLRIYVKLRTRFKNGIIFHVYFDDERYALIYLESSILKFQFSCGLETMLLGEIDSAINNGFEAEIDMRFEYYIMNKTDKCSARLLVNGTTAVSGEQMLSLREKFPHRATLNLGGIPLAFSHYFPRVAMGFIGCMNSLMVNGIQKNFIHDSTETFQIEECTSFFCLSNPCQNFGACEETNGVVRCHCVAGYTGTLCERSICDENPCSLGATCISSPGTGFICICPIGTHGLFCEEDTIVIRPSFSSLVPGFSSYIAYGVSNSIKDTMELKMKLIPHTLDQISLIAYLGQSGSRQEISDHLSITYVRGYIMLTWDLGSGVRRIFTKTPLASVSAAAAPGIKSHNPHTLHIGRKGRDAWLAIDGTDNVTGQAAGVMSQLDVSPILYIGGHKSKNFEMLPHDLPLHTGFSGCIFDIELRTKDTVFPVTSSSPATGRGVGECHRNECIRHSCKNGAVCLNHGSTYRYLLPSVKIIFFNISSFTMNYIIYFLVAYAQRIGQVRIVL; this is encoded by the exons ATGTCTAATAAATATACGTTTAGTATAGAATTTACATTTGTGCCAAGAGCACCACAAAAGGTTTTCATTTTTGaacatttcttcctttcatcaATTCATTTGATAATAGATATGGGAAg GTGGGTACATGTTggaaagaaatcaaatgatTTTTACGGGATCGTAATAGTCTTAGCAACTGTATGCATGACAACATTGGTGACAGGCGAATCATTGATACAATCGAACTGCAGCATCGATCCCTGTATGTATGGAATTTGTTTGGATAATGACAACAG TAGTTCTTATTCGTGTTACTGCATCGATGGATATACCGGAATTAATTGCGAAATTAATTGGGACGATTGTTGGTCAAATCCTTGCCTCAACGGTGGAGTATGTACGGATGCTGTGGCAGCTTACAATTGTACTTGTTCCGAAGGTTTCATAG GAATAAATTGCGAGCAAAAGTATAGCGAATGTGCGAATCAACCTTGTCTCAACAATGGTACCTGCCTCGATTACGATGGATTTATATGTCAATGTCCTGATGGATACTCAG gtGATTATTGTGAAATCGATGCTTCGGTCTGTAACGATacgatttgtaaaaattacgGTGAGTGCATCGAAGGACCaggattctctttcttttgtcgaTGTCCAGCAG GATGGACTGGTCGATTATGTGATGAAGATATTGATGAATGCGTTACTTCGCCGTGCAAAAATGGTGGGCTTTGTATAAATGTTCCAGCTACTTACACGTGTGCTTGTTTATTCG GTTTTACCGGCAAAGATTGTGACAAAGTTATTTTACCGTGTGATCAAAATCTTTGTCAAAACGGCGCAGTGTGTTTATTAGAAGACAATAAATCAGTTTGTTACTGTGTACCTGATTATCACGGTACACTGTGCGAACTCAAATATGACGATTGCGAGTCAAAATCAGCAAATTGCGAAAATGGTGGCACTTGTATCGATGGAATCAATAGTTACACCTGTGCTTGTCCTCCTGATTATAGCGGAATGATTTGCGAAGAGTACATTATCTCATCGACATCAACACCGTTTATGACAAAAGGCTCGATAGAAGTAAATGTTAGTAGCGTTAAGTCAATCGATACGTCTTCATCGGAATCTACACCTACGTCTATGTTATTCACATCTACCAGTTCAAGTCTGTATCCTTATCCGATCACCAGCATGTTATCAACGACAGTTTCTAAAACTATCGATCATTATACAAAATGGTATCCATCGATAGAAACAACATCAGCTATGGAGACAGATCGGAACGTAGTCACGACTAGTACAGAAAATGTCTCATTTTTTACTGAGACATCATTGATTTTTGTACAAATGTCAACTAAAAAGGATGCTTCAGAAACTCATACCGTATCAGAAGCAAGGATTACCGAGGAAGAAACAATTCCTACCACATCTGAGATTTCCGTACCAATAACAGAACCTATTAGTTATCATAACTTCACAGATGGTACAAGAGCATCGGACATTGATCAAGATAATATTACGGAATCATTTTCATCAATATCAGTTTCATCGACTCATCAACAAAcgagtaaagaaataaatagtacGCCATCGTATACAACAAGTACAACTGG ATATTATCCGACAGTAGAAGTGACTGATTTCAAGGATGTTAAAAACGATACAACTACCCGATCCAGCCGCTTATTTACTGATGCTACAACGGCATCATCTATtttagataatgataattttttggTAAATACAACTTTAATAGAAACTATTTTTACGACGGAACCGCCAACCGTTTCCACAATTTCGGAAGAAGAATTGTCATCCACGTTAACGTCAACGTCCGTTATTACACCTAAGAGTTCAACGACGCAATCTCGGGAACACAGCACTACTATAAGTGCAATTGTAAATGGAACTGAAACTACAGTCAATCTTGATCTAGAAAATAGTACATTACATACAAAATACGATCAAGTATCCATTGCGACGGAACAATCGTCAACGAGCATTGAATGCAATGAAAATTCTTGTGTAACCGGAACCAATATGCCTTCTGCTCGCAATGTATCGGAC TGCAACTGTACGGAACACGAGGAAGAatgtaaaagtattaaaagcGCGGCCTTTAATGGAAAGTCATATGCAAGACagagtattaatattaacatcaATAATGATACTATGAATCTTCGGATTTATGTAAAACTTCGAACCCGTTTCAAAAATGGtataatatttcatgtatATTTTGACGATGAACGTTATgctttaatatatttagaaagtagtatattgaaatttcaattttcgtGCGGTTTGGAAACGATGTTACTTGGCGAGATTGATTCCGCCATTAATAATGGATTTGAAGCGGAGATCGATATGAG atttgaatattatattatgaataaaacTGATAAATGTTCCGCTAGATTGTTAGTAAATGGTACTACAGCTGTAAGTGGTGAACAAATGTTATCATTACGGGAAAAGTTTCCACATCGTGCTACATTAAATTTAGGTGGCATACCATTGGCGTTTTCCCATTATTTTCCTCGTGTAGCCATGGGATTTATTGGTTGCATGAATTCATTGATG GTAAATGGTAtacagaaaaattttattcatgatTCTACTGAGACATTTCAAATTGAAGAATGTACGTCATTCTTTTGTTTATCAAATCCATGTCAAAACTTTGGAGCGTGTGAAGAAACAAATGGTGTTGTTCGTTGTCACTGCGTTGCCGG TTATACAGGGACATTATGCGAACGTTCAATATGCGACGAGAATCCTTGTTCGCTAGGTGCGACCTGTATAAGTTCACCCGGAACTGGTTTTATTTGCATTTGTCCAATTGGAACTCATGGACTTTTTTGTGAAGAAG ataCCATTGTTATACGTCCGTCCTTTTCAAGTCTGGTACCAGGCTTCTCATCATATATTGCTTATGGTGTTTCAAATTCAATAAAGGACACTATGGAACTTAAAATGAAACTCATTCCACATACTTTAGATCAAATATCTCTCATAGCTTATTTAGGACAAAGTGGTTCGCGTCAAGAAATATCAGATCATCTCTCtataacgtatgtacgtgGTTATATTATGTTAACCTGGGATCTTGGTTCAG GCGTACGCAGAATCTTCACAAAAACACCCCTAGCTTCTGTATCGGCTGCAGCTGCACCAGGAATAAAAAGCCACAATCCACATACATTACATATtggaagaaaagggagagatgCGTGGCTTGCCATTGATGGTACAGACAATGTTACCGGCCAAGCAGCTGGCGTTATGTCTCAACTTGACGTATCTCCTATACTTTACATCG GAGGTCacaaatcaaaaaattttgaaatgcTACCACATGATCTACCATTACACACTGGTTTCTCTGGGTGTATATTTGATATCGAATTGCGTACGAAGGATACGGTCTTCCCTGTAACCAGTTCTAGTCCAGCCACTGGACGTGGTGTAGGTGAATGCCACCGTAACGAATGTATTCGTCATTCCTGCAAAAATGGTGCAGTATGCTTGAATCATGGTTCTACATACAGGTATCTATTACCttctgtaaaaattattttctttaatatttcatcaTTTACCATGAATTACATAATCTATTTTTTAGTTGCATATGCACAAAGGATTGGACAGGTCCGGATTGTTCTGTAG
- the LOC124953579 gene encoding protein eyes shut-like isoform X1 has protein sequence MSNKYTFSIEFTFVPRAPQKVFIFEHFFLSSIHLIIDMGRWVHVGKKSNDFYGIVIVLATVCMTTLVTGESLIQSNCSIDPCMYGICLDNDNSSSYSCYCIDGYTGINCEINWDDCWSNPCLNGGVCTDAVAAYNCTCSEGFIGINCEQKYSECANQPCLNNGTCLDYDGFICQCPDGYSGDYCEIDASVCNDTICKNYGECIEGPGFSFFCRCPAGWTGRLCDEDIDECVTSPCKNGGLCINVPATYTCACLFGFTGKDCDKVILPCDQNLCQNGAVCLLEDNKSVCYCVPDYHGTLCELKYDDCESKSANCENGGTCIDGINSYTCACPPDYSGMICEEYIISSTSTPFMTKGSIEVNVSSVKSIDTSSSESTPTSMLFTSTSSSLYPYPITSMLSTTVSKTIDHYTKWYPSIETTSAMETDRNVVTTSTENVSFFTETSLIFVQMSTKKDASETHTVSEARITEEETIPTTSEISVPITEPISYHNFTDGTRASDIDQDNITESFSSISVSSTHQQTSKEINSTPSYTTSTTGYYPTVEVTDFKDVKNDTTTRSSRLFTDATTASSILDNDNFLVNTTLIETIFTTEPPTVSTISEEELSSTLTSTSVITPKSSTTQSREHSTTISAIVNGTETTVNLDLENSTLHTKYDQVSIATEQSSTSIECNENSCVTGTNMPSARNVSDCNCTEHEEECKSIKSAAFNGKSYARQSINININNDTMNLRIYVKLRTRFKNGIIFHVYFDDERYALIYLESSILKFQFSCGLETMLLGEIDSAINNGFEAEIDMRFEYYIMNKTDKCSARLLVNGTTAVSGEQMLSLREKFPHRATLNLGGIPLAFSHYFPRVAMGFIGCMNSLMVNGIQKNFIHDSTETFQIEECTSFFCLSNPCQNFGACEETNGVVRCHCVAGYTGTLCERSICDENPCSLGATCISSPGTGFICICPIGTHGLFCEEDTIVIRPSFSSLVPGFSSYIAYGVSNSIKDTMELKMKLIPHTLDQISLIAYLGQSGSRQEISDHLSITYVRGYIMLTWDLGSGKSVLTINNGTGAYAPTSAIIIHLCSDIYLGVRRIFTKTPLASVSAAAAPGIKSHNPHTLHIGRKGRDAWLAIDGTDNVTGQAAGVMSQLDVSPILYIGGHKSKNFEMLPHDLPLHTGFSGCIFDIELRTKDTVFPVTSSSPATGRGVGECHRNECIRHSCKNGAVCLNHGSTYRYLLPSVKIIFFNISSFTMNYIIYFLVAYAQRIGQVRIVL, from the exons ATGTCTAATAAATATACGTTTAGTATAGAATTTACATTTGTGCCAAGAGCACCACAAAAGGTTTTCATTTTTGaacatttcttcctttcatcaATTCATTTGATAATAGATATGGGAAg GTGGGTACATGTTggaaagaaatcaaatgatTTTTACGGGATCGTAATAGTCTTAGCAACTGTATGCATGACAACATTGGTGACAGGCGAATCATTGATACAATCGAACTGCAGCATCGATCCCTGTATGTATGGAATTTGTTTGGATAATGACAACAG TAGTTCTTATTCGTGTTACTGCATCGATGGATATACCGGAATTAATTGCGAAATTAATTGGGACGATTGTTGGTCAAATCCTTGCCTCAACGGTGGAGTATGTACGGATGCTGTGGCAGCTTACAATTGTACTTGTTCCGAAGGTTTCATAG GAATAAATTGCGAGCAAAAGTATAGCGAATGTGCGAATCAACCTTGTCTCAACAATGGTACCTGCCTCGATTACGATGGATTTATATGTCAATGTCCTGATGGATACTCAG gtGATTATTGTGAAATCGATGCTTCGGTCTGTAACGATacgatttgtaaaaattacgGTGAGTGCATCGAAGGACCaggattctctttcttttgtcgaTGTCCAGCAG GATGGACTGGTCGATTATGTGATGAAGATATTGATGAATGCGTTACTTCGCCGTGCAAAAATGGTGGGCTTTGTATAAATGTTCCAGCTACTTACACGTGTGCTTGTTTATTCG GTTTTACCGGCAAAGATTGTGACAAAGTTATTTTACCGTGTGATCAAAATCTTTGTCAAAACGGCGCAGTGTGTTTATTAGAAGACAATAAATCAGTTTGTTACTGTGTACCTGATTATCACGGTACACTGTGCGAACTCAAATATGACGATTGCGAGTCAAAATCAGCAAATTGCGAAAATGGTGGCACTTGTATCGATGGAATCAATAGTTACACCTGTGCTTGTCCTCCTGATTATAGCGGAATGATTTGCGAAGAGTACATTATCTCATCGACATCAACACCGTTTATGACAAAAGGCTCGATAGAAGTAAATGTTAGTAGCGTTAAGTCAATCGATACGTCTTCATCGGAATCTACACCTACGTCTATGTTATTCACATCTACCAGTTCAAGTCTGTATCCTTATCCGATCACCAGCATGTTATCAACGACAGTTTCTAAAACTATCGATCATTATACAAAATGGTATCCATCGATAGAAACAACATCAGCTATGGAGACAGATCGGAACGTAGTCACGACTAGTACAGAAAATGTCTCATTTTTTACTGAGACATCATTGATTTTTGTACAAATGTCAACTAAAAAGGATGCTTCAGAAACTCATACCGTATCAGAAGCAAGGATTACCGAGGAAGAAACAATTCCTACCACATCTGAGATTTCCGTACCAATAACAGAACCTATTAGTTATCATAACTTCACAGATGGTACAAGAGCATCGGACATTGATCAAGATAATATTACGGAATCATTTTCATCAATATCAGTTTCATCGACTCATCAACAAAcgagtaaagaaataaatagtacGCCATCGTATACAACAAGTACAACTGG ATATTATCCGACAGTAGAAGTGACTGATTTCAAGGATGTTAAAAACGATACAACTACCCGATCCAGCCGCTTATTTACTGATGCTACAACGGCATCATCTATtttagataatgataattttttggTAAATACAACTTTAATAGAAACTATTTTTACGACGGAACCGCCAACCGTTTCCACAATTTCGGAAGAAGAATTGTCATCCACGTTAACGTCAACGTCCGTTATTACACCTAAGAGTTCAACGACGCAATCTCGGGAACACAGCACTACTATAAGTGCAATTGTAAATGGAACTGAAACTACAGTCAATCTTGATCTAGAAAATAGTACATTACATACAAAATACGATCAAGTATCCATTGCGACGGAACAATCGTCAACGAGCATTGAATGCAATGAAAATTCTTGTGTAACCGGAACCAATATGCCTTCTGCTCGCAATGTATCGGAC TGCAACTGTACGGAACACGAGGAAGAatgtaaaagtattaaaagcGCGGCCTTTAATGGAAAGTCATATGCAAGACagagtattaatattaacatcaATAATGATACTATGAATCTTCGGATTTATGTAAAACTTCGAACCCGTTTCAAAAATGGtataatatttcatgtatATTTTGACGATGAACGTTATgctttaatatatttagaaagtagtatattgaaatttcaattttcgtGCGGTTTGGAAACGATGTTACTTGGCGAGATTGATTCCGCCATTAATAATGGATTTGAAGCGGAGATCGATATGAG atttgaatattatattatgaataaaacTGATAAATGTTCCGCTAGATTGTTAGTAAATGGTACTACAGCTGTAAGTGGTGAACAAATGTTATCATTACGGGAAAAGTTTCCACATCGTGCTACATTAAATTTAGGTGGCATACCATTGGCGTTTTCCCATTATTTTCCTCGTGTAGCCATGGGATTTATTGGTTGCATGAATTCATTGATG GTAAATGGTAtacagaaaaattttattcatgatTCTACTGAGACATTTCAAATTGAAGAATGTACGTCATTCTTTTGTTTATCAAATCCATGTCAAAACTTTGGAGCGTGTGAAGAAACAAATGGTGTTGTTCGTTGTCACTGCGTTGCCGG TTATACAGGGACATTATGCGAACGTTCAATATGCGACGAGAATCCTTGTTCGCTAGGTGCGACCTGTATAAGTTCACCCGGAACTGGTTTTATTTGCATTTGTCCAATTGGAACTCATGGACTTTTTTGTGAAGAAG ataCCATTGTTATACGTCCGTCCTTTTCAAGTCTGGTACCAGGCTTCTCATCATATATTGCTTATGGTGTTTCAAATTCAATAAAGGACACTATGGAACTTAAAATGAAACTCATTCCACATACTTTAGATCAAATATCTCTCATAGCTTATTTAGGACAAAGTGGTTCGCGTCAAGAAATATCAGATCATCTCTCtataacgtatgtacgtgGTTATATTATGTTAACCTGGGATCTTGGTTCAGGTAAATCGGTATTAACAATTAACAACGGCACCGGAGCATATGCTCCTACTAGTGCGATTATCATTCATTTGTGCAGTGATATTTATCTAGGCGTACGCAGAATCTTCACAAAAACACCCCTAGCTTCTGTATCGGCTGCAGCTGCACCAGGAATAAAAAGCCACAATCCACATACATTACATATtggaagaaaagggagagatgCGTGGCTTGCCATTGATGGTACAGACAATGTTACCGGCCAAGCAGCTGGCGTTATGTCTCAACTTGACGTATCTCCTATACTTTACATCG GAGGTCacaaatcaaaaaattttgaaatgcTACCACATGATCTACCATTACACACTGGTTTCTCTGGGTGTATATTTGATATCGAATTGCGTACGAAGGATACGGTCTTCCCTGTAACCAGTTCTAGTCCAGCCACTGGACGTGGTGTAGGTGAATGCCACCGTAACGAATGTATTCGTCATTCCTGCAAAAATGGTGCAGTATGCTTGAATCATGGTTCTACATACAGGTATCTATTACCttctgtaaaaattattttctttaatatttcatcaTTTACCATGAATTACATAATCTATTTTTTAGTTGCATATGCACAAAGGATTGGACAGGTCCGGATTGTTCTGTAG